One Rhipicephalus microplus isolate Deutch F79 chromosome 4, USDA_Rmic, whole genome shotgun sequence genomic window carries:
- the LOC119171810 gene encoding uncharacterized protein LOC119171810 gives MPSALALLVAIRLLALVHRAGSDDLVPDLCHLIDQPMYCRCDTGDEDEVAEVTCYVGRKLPVDHIVFQSFEQQPSVVSVAFTAFGSEYKLDFVPTLALLHMPQIERVKISQAELGDVKPHAFHNLSRIAVLSLDSNEITSLDADAIADLPRLKKLELADNKLRRLRAGSLKNLPALTQLFLERNQLELVDDGAFEDLGALRELELSDNAIQKLSEQSFRGLERVARLDLFRNKLTRLEARVFSAMPQLAELDLKYNQLSEVDPLAFEGLPQLTVLYMSYNRLRVLPANMFRGAPNLVSVDLSQNQLLTLTWRTVQDLAKIDAESFDMSLTGNKFSCDCRLAWILHLEKATRNAKFRRELRHIKCDFEDASAANATIGGSKVVRLSLKQLGCTEDYERPALSDVSLTTDTPASGLSSASPYEDDYYDVSDDEAEDDENWPGSPPHSRQRSQEETATNEVDVILSQQKALEKEASTASHNVPHGTSSKSAPFRAASLLAFTFLLSVRARNCFR, from the exons GCCCTCTGCACTGGCCCTTTTAGTAGCCATCAGGCTGCTTGCTCTAGTCCACCGTGCTGGTTCAGACGACCTGGTACCCGACCTCTGCCACCTTATTGACCAGCCCATGTACTGCCGTTGCGACACCGGCGACGAGGACGAAGTAGCCGAAGTCACGTGTTACGTGGGAAGAAAACTTCCGGTGGATCATATTGTCTTTCAGTCATTCGAACAGCAACCGAGCGTAGTTTCCGTAGCGTTCACAGCGTTCGGCAGCGAATATAAGCTCGACTTTGTCCCGACGTTGGCATTGCTCCACATGCCGCAAATCGAGCGCGTCAAGATTTCCCAAGCGGAGCTGGGAGACGTCAAGCCACACGCGTTCCACAACCTGTCGCGTATCGCCGTCCTCTCACTGGACTCAAACGAGATCACCAGCTTGGACGCCGACGCCATAGCGGACCTTCCACGCCTCAAGAAACTAGAACTCGCGGACAACAAGCTGAGAAGATTGCGGGCCGGTTCTCTCAAGAACCTGCCTGCCCTAACGCAGCTGTTCCTAGAGCGCAACCAGCTGGAACTGGTGGACGACGGTGCATTCGAAGACCTAGGTGCCCTTCGCGAACTGGAGCTGAGCGACAACGCGATCCAGAAGCTTAGCGAGCAAAGCTTCCGGGGTCTGGAGCGCGTAGCGAGGCTCGACCTTTTCCGCAACAAGCTGACGCGCCTCGAGGCCCGCGTGTTCAGCGCCATGCCCCAGCTGGCCGAGCTGGACCTCAAGTACAACCAGCTGTCCGAGGTCGACCCGCTGGCCTTCGAAGGGCTGCCGCAACTGACGGTGCTCTACATGTCGTACAACCGACTGCGTGTACTGCCTGCGAACATGTTCCGAGGGGCTCCCAACCTGGTGTCCGTGGACCTGTCCCAGAACCAGCTGCTCACGCTTACCTGGAGGACGGTCCAGGACCTGGCGAAGATCGACGCCGAGTCCTTCGACATGAGCCTCACCG GTAACAAGTTCAGCTGCGACTGCCGGTTGGCCTGGATCCTACACCTGGAGAAAGCCACGCGCAACGCAAAGTTCCGGCGAGAACTGCGTCACATCAAGTGCGACTTCGAAGACGCCTCGGCTGCCAACGCGACCATCGGTGGCAGCAAAGTGGTCCGGTTGAGCCTGAAACAGCTGGGATGCACGGAGGACTACGAGCGACCCGCACTGAGCGATGTCTCGCTCACCACTGACACTCCGGCGTCCGGGCTATCTTCCGCGAGTCCTTACGAAGACGACTACTACGACGTCAGCGATGACGAAGCAGAAGACGACGAGAACTGGCCCGGATCACCGCCGCACAGCAGGCAACGGTCGCAAGAGGAGACCGCAACGAACGAAGTCGATGTCATCCTGAGTCAGCAAAAAGCTCTAGAGAAAGAGGCCTCGACGGCCAGCCACAACGTTCCTCACGGCACGTCTTCGAAAAGCGCGCCGTTTCGGGCCGCGAGTCTGCTAGCTTTCACTTTCTTGCTCTCAGTCCGAGCGCGAAACTGCTTCAGGTGA